In the genome of Pseudobacteriovorax antillogorgiicola, the window AGGTAAGCTTTTTATATTTTAAAGCTGAGCAGATCGATGCCTGGTTTGATCAACTAAACCATTTTATCAAGTCAATGCGATACCGCACCAAATCAAAGCGAAGTCATGGCTTGCCCTGGAGTCCGAAGCAAAGGCTGGCTCGTAACTTTCCATAAGCTACATTCCTTTTTTTAGGAGTCGTAATTTATCGAAACCAAATCCGATGGATGGTACTGCTGGATTGATTATCAACATCATCATCACATTCCCAATCATCCTCATCAACTCCACCACGAATATCCCAGTTTCTCGTGCCGTTATTGTCTCGAAACGTTCTTTGGGTCATCGCTAGTTGCTGCTGATCAACCAGGCCATTATTAGAAACCCCCGGAATATCACCAATATGTCCTGTTAAGGGGGTGAAGCTGTTTCGAACGTCATCACAGTTACCGACCCCAGTTTTGAGGTAATCAATACAAGTTGCTGCATCAGTTTTAAAGTGAATCACGCGATTATGAGCATTGGTTCGACAGAAGAAACGAAGCTCGGTAAATGTCCAGAGACTCAGGAACGCTGGGTTCACATGACCGAAAAACTCTGTATTCTGTTCGTCATCACCAAGATTATTTTTATCAAATTGAGGAAAGCGATCCGTTAAGGTTTGCGTTGGGGGGTTTGTTCCTCCTAAGTGAACATAGTTCAAGACCATAGTCCATCCACCGTCCTCATCCATATCACAGTGGGCATCAAATTTTGTGAGCTGCCCGGCCTCGTCCCTCTGATATAGCTGGTATTTTCCACTGGGCGCTTCGGGATTTTTGGTCTTAAGATCGAGGCAGCTGGTAAATGCTAAAAAAGCAACTTGCTCTTCGCCAGGAACAACCTCAAACAAATCAGGAACAGCTGCGACAACATCAGCAGCTTGGGTATCAACATTTACGTCTGGGCCAAGCTCCTGACTTGGGGCCTCTTGATTCTCTCCACCCTGAAATCCAGTTTCAGAGTTTTCCGCATTTTCGGCTGGATTACATGCCAATAGCGACAAGCTCACAAGAGTCAGTCGTATCATACTTATTCTCCCGATTTTCCAAACGTCCCTTCAATCCTTATCGGAATAGAATAGGCGATTCTTAATAAACACCGATATACCCCTTTAATTACAGTATCTTAATAAGTCATTCAAATATACGCATTCAGGGTAAACTATTCTGAAAACGCGATTTCGATACCATGAGGCATTCCTCAAGAATGGTCGGTTTTCCAAAAAATTATCAACAGATTGACAAACCACGACGTATTCATGAAACTGAAAGACCAGTTTGCATTTCTTACTATATTTGAGGTAGCTGCTGTATGCCTTCTCGTACTCAAACAAGTAGCCAGGGCTTTCCACCGTTAACTAAATTGCTCGAATATTCTCCTAAAACCCTTGCAAGCTCTCCTACAGCTATCTATCTTGCAGGCACGATTTTGCCGGTGTTTCTACTTGGTCTGACGAAGAATGCTATGGGCCCTTGGCTCGCATTAGCTCTACTTTTAGCCGTTGGTGTGTATCTTGTGAAGATTCCAGCCGCTTGGTCGAGGCAAGGCATGCTGTTTGTCAGTTGCTTCGCCGCCTGGTCCCTGTGCTTAATGTCTGACTTACCTGCCTGGGCGGTGATGATTAGCTATGGAGTCGCCGTAACGTGTTATCATACACTCAGCCAGCAGGCTATATCTTGGCTGGGGTTAAGCCTGGCACCACTTATCTTCGGTTCGTTTGTCCTAAGCCAGTCGGAAACCCCTAGTTCACCTCTTTATAGCCTCATCATTCTGAGCCCCCCTGTGGTCCTCAGCATGACCCTCCTGCGAGCGAGGATCGCCAAAGCCAATCAGAATGAGTTGGGGAGCCAAATCTCATATAAAAACCTGATCCGCGTGGCTTGTCACGATATTAGTAACCCTCTGACCCTCATTCTGGGGTCTGCCCAAATTGCTGAAAGCGGGGTGTTCGACAAAAAGCCAGAAAAATTAAAAGAGCTTTGGCCCAAAATTGTTCGGGCGACAGATTCAATTAACCGCGTACTAATCAATTTGAGAGCCTTTGAAGCAATTCAGGAGCCATCGCGATTGACTATCGAGCCCATCAATATTGAAAATTTTCTACAGGATCTGAGGATTCTATACCTAGACATGGCAAACGCCAGGCAGGTTACCATGGAGTATATTGACCATGTTTCATCTGACGACACCTTCGAAGGTGACCAGCTCATTCTAAAGCAAGCCTGTTTTGGCTGCCTATTGCATAACGCTATCCGCTTTTCAGAGGCGGGAGGCACCGTAACAGCCGAAACACGCTTAGAAAATGATCAGTTGCGCTTTCAAGTGACCAACAGCGGCTCCATGTTTAGCCCTGAAACCTTGCAGAATCTCTATAAATTCGATTTTGTAGCCAGGCCTGCCACCCAGTTGGGCAATAAGGAAGGAGGGTTTTCACTCTCCGTTTGCCGACTTGTTATCGAACGGTTTGGAGGCTCCCTCAGGATCGATCAAACTCCGAGCTCTCCGCAAGGGACCACCTCCGTAACTTTGATCATCCCCCAAAAAGCAAAACTTAACTGAGATATCAAAGCGCCTCCCCGTCGGGTGCTTAACCTTACCTGAGAACGACAATCCCTAGCGGCTAAGGTTCGCTTAATTCTTTCGGTGATGTATATCCGGTGAACAAAACTTGACCTCATTGCTTGTCATTACGTTCCGATAGCCTTTCTGATTGAAGCTTCATATACATCGAGTCTTCCAAGGGAGAGTAAAGGTGGGTCAAGTGTTTGATAACTCAGAAATGGAATTGCTGATTCAAACGTTTTTGGGAGAGGCAGATGAGTTCATCGAAGAGATGGAGGCGGGCCTTCTGAGTCTCGAAGATGGCCCTGATGACTCCATGGTGATCGACCAAGTTTTCCGTGCGGCCCACAGCCTCAAAGGCAGCTCCATGGCGGTAGGACTAAATCAAGTAGGCAAATTCACTCATGAAGTCGAGGCCCTGCTGCTGAAGGTGAAAGAGCATCAGATCCCAGCATCCCGCGACGTCATCAGCGTCCTGTTGAAGTGCAACGATCACATTAAGACCATGATTGAAACGCTTAAAGAAAATCTCAATGCCGAGTTTGATTCCGACGACCTCTTTGAACAGCTTCGTTTAATGCAAGGAATCGACGCCAAAAAAGCAGCGCCTACAAAACCGGCTACTGGTTTTGGTTTCTTTGACGACGATGAAGACGAACCAAAGGAAGAGCCGAAGCAAGCTCAAGTTGCCCAAGCTCCTCAGCAAAATTCCAAGCCCACTCCAGAACCTCCCAGTGAGCCTGAAAAGCGAGCTAGCCAAGCAGCACCTGCCCAGCGGAAAAAGCCTCAGGAGCAGATCAAAGTCTCTCAAGAACGTATTGATCGATTGGTAAATAACATTGGCGAGATGGCAATTCTTCTGACCGTTCTCGAAGAGCAAATGTATCAATTCGCAGGGACCAATTTAGAGAGTACTGTCAAGCAGCTGTACAAGATCAGCAAGGATGTCCAGGATGTCTCGGTATCTCTTCGCATGCTGCCCGTGAAACCCATATTTCAGAAAATGCGACGAATCGTTCGTGATACTTCAGCGAAACTTGGAAAGCAGGTGAACTTTGTTGTCATTGGTGAAGATGTTGAAGTTGATAAATCCATTCTCGACTTGGTAGGTGATCCCTTAGTTCATATTATTCGGAATGCTGTGGATCACGGGATCGAGATGCCAGACATTCGTCAAGGCAATAGCAAAGATCCTGAGGGCACAATCACCCTTCGAGCTTGTCACGAAAGCGGACGACTCGTCTTCTACATCGAAGACGATGGCGGTGGCATTGACGCCGAGCGTGTCAGAAAAAAGGCCATTGGTCTCGGCATCATCACAGAAAATCAAAAAATGAGCACCCAAGATCTTCACAACCTGATCTTCCACCCTGGCTTTTCTACAAAAGATCAGGTTACCGACATCTCCGGACGAGGAGTTGGCATGGATGTGGTTAACAACAACATTAAGCAGATGTCAGGAGAAATCGAAATAAGGTCTGAGCTTGGCAAAGGGAGTCGTTTTAAGATCACGCTTCCCCAAACGTTCTCAATCATTGAAGGCACAGTGGTGCTCTCAGGTGAAGACAAATTCGTCATTCCACTGGGAGACATTCAGGAGTCTGTGAAAGTAACCGACCGAGAAATCTCAAAATCGACAGCTCTTGGCGAGGTACTGACCCTTCGCGGTGATCGCCTTCCTGTATTCCGCTTCGAAGATCTTTTTGAAGTCAAAGAACACCAAAAACCTGAAGAACAGATCGCCCTAATCGCTAAATCCCAAGAGAAAAATTTTGCCATCGTCGTCGACGAAATTCTCGGCCGACAACAAATTGTAATAAAAAATCTGGGCAACGAAGTACAAAGCCTTAAAGAGTTTAGTGGCAGTACAATTCTTGGGGATGGCAAACCTGCCCTGATCGTCGAACTCGCAAACCTAATCAAGCGTAAAGCAAAGCCAGACCTTCACGTAGAAAGGATATCTGCATGAGCGAAGATATGACTAGCCAAGTCAATAACGAGATTAAGAACAGCCATCTGAGCGATCACGATCGATTTCTGGAGTTCAACCTCGGTAAAGAACAGTTCGCTGTGCCACTGCTTTCAGTTAAAGAAGTGATTGCAGTTCCTGAGACCACAAAAGTTCCATTCACACCAGATTATTTCCTAGGCATCATGAATCTTCGTGGCCAGGTTCTATCTGTGATCGACCTTCGAAGGCGGATGAAAATCGAGCCGCTTACCGAGAATTCTGAAACCGCAGTTATCATCATTGACCTTGATTATACTCACCTTGGCGTTGTCGTTGATTCAATCAACAGGGTGATCGCAGTAGAAGGGGAAGACTTTGCCCCACCACCAGAAATAGAATCAAACACATCTACTGAATTTGTAACGGGATGTTACAAAAATGACAAAAATCTAGTCCTATTCCTTGACGTCGATAAGATTCTAGATAATAAAGATCGAGAACTCATTCGACAAAAGGAAGTGGACAAAGCTAGCTAAGGCCGGAGAAGCACTTGGGAGCAGCAGCCCAACAAAACGATCGGCAAATCTTTGAAGCCATTGCCCAAAAGATTTCGAAGATTACGGGGGTTCAGCTCGGTGAGAAACAGTACTCCTTAGTACTATCTCGCCTGAGCAAGCATCTGCGCAACATGGGCGGTTTAACTCCTGCTCAGTACTGGGAGTACCTTCAAGGAAATGAAGAAGACGAAGTTCCTGTCCTAATTTCCCTCTTGACAACCCATCACACCTTTTTCTTTCGTGAACAGGTTCACTTTGATTACCTTGAAGAAGCCTTGCCAAAACTAATTGAGAATGTAATATCTCAAGGCCGCGACACTCTTTACTTCTGGTGTGCAGCCTGCTCAAAAGGCCAAGAGGGTTATACCCTAGCAATGTTTCTAGATTACCACCTCAAGCAGCTCCGCTGCACTCTTAAATATAAAATCCTATTTAGCGATGTAGATCAAGCCTCAGTGAACTGGGCTGAAAATGGGGTTTACTCTAACGACGAGCTAGGGAGAGTTCCCATAACCTACCGATCCAATCACTGGATTCGGGGCAAGGGCCAGATTTCCGATTTTTCCAAGGTGAGGTCGCAACTCAAAGAAAGCTGTAACTTTCGAACTATAAATCTCTTGGAACTTAAAAACGAACGCTTTCCTAATAAGTTTGATGTCGTTTTCTGTCGAAATGTCTTTATCTACTTTACAGTCAAAGAGATCGAGTCCATATCCAGAAATATTCTCAACAGTATGGAAGAGCATGGACTTTTTATTATAGGAGTTTCAGAGTCCCTATTGGGAGCTAAGCTCACCGTCGAGCACCTGGGTAAGTCCGTCTACCAGAAATCTGATGAAGAGAAAGTAGTCAACATTCGGACCGACACATCAAAGTTGAAGCCAGGCACCAGCAGTATTCCAAGAACACCCCCGAATCTGACTCAAACATCACGCTCTGAGCGACTATCTTCAGTCCCACCGCAACCTCGGAACCTTGCTGAATCTGTCACTCACGCAGTTTCTCTAAACCGAATGAGTCCTACTGCCGAAGACGACCTCAGAATCATCACCTTGCAATCATCTCTGAAACTCGGATCCGACCTTCGCTCCGTAATTAATAATTTCCCTGGGTGCAAATCAGTTGGCTTTGATGTCATAACATCAGCCGACGAAGCCATCGCCAAAATCAAAGGCAAGCAAGCAAACCTTTTGATCCTAGAAATAAACGCATCGCGATTCCTTCGTAGGATTCTAGCCGAAACGGATGTTGCCACCTTAATTGCAACCACAGACCAAGATGAAAGTGAGAAAATCAATCAAGCTTTGGACGCGGGAGCTAGAGACTATATTGTTTTTCGAACCAAGGTCCTCACTGAGCAGGATCGTGAGGTTTTGGCTTCAAAGCTTCACAATGTAGGTAGAACTGTAGGTCATGACTCCAACTCAAGATCCCGCACCACGAGTAAGCTAGATAACCAGTTTATTGTGGGTCTCGGTGCCTCGACAGGAGGGACTGAAGCAATCACAAAAGTGCTAACCAAGCTGCCCCATGACATGCCACCCATCGTCATCGTTCAGCACATACCTGAGTTCTACTCCAAACAGTTTGCTGATCGCTTAAACAAACTCTGTGAAATCGATGTAAAAGAGGCTGTGGATGGAGATGTACTGCGGCCAGGGCTTGCCATTGTTGCTCCAGGGAATTTTCAGATGAAGGTGGTCAAGCGTGGTGGACATTACAAGATTAGCGTATTCGAGGGTGAAAAGGTCAATGGCCACAGGCCAAGTGTCGATGTGCTATTTAATTCTCTTGCAGAGGTTGTTCCCGAAAAGTTACTAGGAGTATTGCTTACTGGCATGGGCTCTGATGGCGCTAAAGGACTGCTACAGATGAAAAAAAGTGGCGCTAAAACATTTACTCAAGACGAGGCAACAAGTGTTGTTTATGGAATGCCTAAGGTGGCATTTGAAATCGGTGCCAGCGACAAAGTTCTGCCCTTGGAACGGATTCCCGATGCTCTTATCAAAGCTTCGAAGAAAGCTGACCAAAGCTAGTGTTTAACAACTGTTATTTAAATGCTCATGTAATTCGAATAGCTTTGGAAAATCGCTAGGATTTTGACCGTCTACCAGCCCAGCCAGGTCACTGGTCTCTGTTTTTCGACCCAACCGAATATCCCGCGCCATGGAGTTTTCATTTTCAGAAGTCGAGTCAATCAATTCGAATAGATCCTGCCTTAGATCTAGGCGAGGCCTATCCCAAGGCCCGAATAGATCCTGCCCCAATCTGAAAGCTTCCTCATAGACGAGATCTACTTCTGTAGAAATGTTCTTAAGTTCACCATTGGAGCTTAGTCGATACTTACCGCACAAGCTATTCATAACGGTATTAAAAAGCCACTTCTCACGACGCAGTCGGTCACAGTCAGTGCGACATTGAAAGCCGAACGGTGCAAGCCGTGCTGCCATCAATCGATCAATGTCACGAGCTTCAGCACCACCCCAAGCAAGCAAGCCTCCTTGATTCTGAATTACCCAAGAGCCTCGTTGCGAGCCCTTCACTCCAATATTAGTCGTTCCTAGTTGCCAAAGTCCCTCACGAAATTCAGGATATGGATTGAGCTTGGGATCGAGGAGGCCATTGCAAATGATCCGGCACGGAGTAGAGCGCACAAACTGGTGAGATTCTAGTGCAGCTTTCACCTGATAAGACTTCACAGCAATAAAGCAGAAGTCAAACTCATCGAGACTTGCTGGCCCACCTACGATGCGATGAGTTCCCTGCTTGCCATCGTATACCTTAAAGTCATAGGCGATAGACCCTTGACGCCCTATGAGAGTAGGCTGAAGACCAACCTGTTGACAATAGAAAACGATCATGGAGCCAATCGCTCCTGGGCCAATTATGGCGATCCGGGGTTGAGATTTAGGCTGACTTGCGATGACTGGTCCTCCAACAACGTTGCGATTCCCGCTTTAAGGTCGATAGAAGCAGTTTTATCATATTCACCCTGATGATCAAGCCACCGCTCTCGCCAAACCAATAAGCCATTATCGGTTCGCTCGATATCAATGACTTTTTTGAACGACTGACTTAGCCAGCTTCCTTCCGGCTGACGCCTTCCCAAAATCAAAGACGACTGTATTACAGATGAACCAAGGCTGAGGTTCATTGTAAGACTGTATAAGATCGCTCTCTCATCTTCGGGAATGATATCCCAGTTCAATGACACGGATTTCATGTCCTGTCTCTCTACATAGTCCATGACAATGCGACTTTTGCGGTACTCCACCAAAGGTGCGTCAGGTTCCTCGATAAGCTGCCACTGGAAATCAGAAACTACATGGGTGTGTTCTCCCGTCTCTACCCGGTAGCCACCACCTTCGACTAGGACCCCCATATCATAGAATAATAAGGTGGAGACAAGATCCAGGTCCGGTAATTCTTTAATATCAAGTTTGGCAGAAGAGCCCTGCTCCGCCACGAGAAATGCTGCACTCCAAAGTACACTATCCAGTTGGGAAAAATCAGGATAAAGCATGAGGTCAACATCGTACAGGGGGAGCTCGATATCCGGCTTAAGGTCTTGAAAAAGACCTGCACCAAAATCGATGGTCTGCTCCTGGCTAGTAAGCTCAATGACCCTTTTTTCGAGATCCAGAAAAGTTTTGCGAAGACGGCTACGCAGGCCCTGTTTCAACTCCTCCACTAGGATGCGACCTTCATCTGAGTCAGGTTTTCTTAGGGCCTTCAGAAATCGATCCACATCAGTGATAGCCAGGTTATCGACATCGGCAATCGCCAAGCCTACCTCGTCAGGAATAAACTCAGGGCGCTCACGTTCCTTTTTACCCACTTCAATTTTAAAGCCACAGGCGTGGGCAGTCATAGCGACTATTATAATTGGCAATGTCCGAAGCATAGTAGCCTCCTACGGAAATCTGACTCATTCCTAGCAAGCACGAATGTCTCGGTCAATGACATTTCTATAAAATTACCTTGAAACAATTATTAATATACATAAAAAAATTAAAAATTTTTATTATAAATCTTGGGATTCTTTGGGAGTATTCGAAGGAGTCTTGCAGCCTACCATCACTGTCAATGCTACTTGGTGAAGCATTTCTAGCGAGCCGATACTCATCCTTGCGAACTATACCAATCCAGCTTTCTGAGCCCTAGTCTGCTGCGGATAAAGCTCGCCTAGGAGTTGGAATAGACGTGTTTTATCCAGGGGCTTGGGCAGATGTGCTGTAAAACCCAGTTCAAGGCATCGCTTCACATCCTGGTCTAAAGTCGCAGCAGTCATCGCTATGACAGGTAGCTCGGCATTCTGGAAGCGACTTTGGCCATTGCGAATAAATTTGATAGCTTCGTCACCATCCATGATAGGCATGTGAAGATCCAAAAGCACTAAATCGAATTTTTGCTTTTTAGCCATCTCTACAGCCTCATAGCCGTTGGAAACGTAAACAGTTACAAATTGGGTTTTCTTAAAAAAGGCCCGCAAAATAAGCTTCACATCGTCACCATCATCGGCAACTAAGATACTTAAAGGCCGTTCTACAATAGAGATCGAATCCAGATCTACCTGGGGGTGCTTAGTGGCCCGACTTTTAAAGTGTTGTAGCAACGGCATGCGAAAGTCTTCTGCCTTTGAGAAAGTTGCAACTCCCCGGCTTGCGAAGCGGCTCCTATCCTGATCCGAAAAGCTGGATGAGACCACAGCCACGGGAATCGGCAGATTCTGCCCCACATCATCGATAAGTTTTTGCCCTACCCCATCCGGTGACGAAAGATCGGTTACCAAAAAGTCCACAGCACCACTAGCCAGAGATTCCTTGGCCCGTGCCAGCGTAGGCGCTCTTAAGACCTGGTAACCCTCTTCCTTGAAAAAAACTTTCATATAGTCATGAAGCCTGCTTTCTTCTGCTGCGCAAAGGATAATCGGTTTTGAATAGTCATCAATTTCAAAGGGAATAACGCAGGTAAAGGTGCTACCTTTTCCAAGTTCGCTCTCAACGGTTATAGAGCCCTTCAATGCCTCGACGATTGATTTTACAATTCCAAGACCCAGGCCGGTTCCTCCGAAATGCCGGCTTGTGTGCGAACTAGCTTGCTGGTAATTATCAAATATCTTCCTTTGGTTTTCCTCAGAAATTCCAATCCCAGTATCCGACACCCGAATGGTAGCCGAGACTCCTGAAACGGACTCTTTCAGATGTATATCTAATCCTATTTGTCCACCGGGAGGGGTAAACTTAATGCTGTTGGATAGGAGGTTCATCAGTATTTGCGAAACCTTGTCGGGATCACTGCGAATCATGCTCGAAACCTGCCCTGTAATCGATCGCACGAGGCTGATATTTTTTTCAATGATCTTTGGTCTAAAAATCGCTTCGATGTCTTGGACGATGGAGTCAAATGTAAAAGCCTCAGATTTTAAACTGATCTTTCCCGAGCGGATCTTGGCCACATCCAAAGTGTGGTTTACTAGCTTCAGAAGGAATTTAGAGGAGCGATCCAAGGCGTCTAATCGATGATCCTGCTCTTTAGCATGGGTTTCTTCTTGCAACAGATTAGAAATTCCAACAATGGTGCTAATGGGAGCCCTCAAGTCGTGAACCAATCGCGCCAGAAACAGTTCCTGCTCTGACTCAGCTGACCGAAATTCAAGCTCCCGTTGAAAGCGGAGCACCGCCTTCCGAATAACCCTCTCATGAGCCACGTGGGAATCGAGCCTTACGATATCTTGCACACCAAGAGCAAGTAGCGGAAAATACAGGGCTTCACTTGTGGTGTATACGAGAACGGGTGCTTGGGCAAGGTCTACAAGGTTCTGCGAAAGTATCTCGATATCAGACTCTTGTGGATCTGTGAGTAAAATGGCATCGCAGTTCGGCAACTGAAAGTCTTGCTGATCGCGAATCAGATGAATCAGTTGCTTACCCGGATAGATTTCAAACTGAGAGAACTCAGCCCATAGAAAAGCTGGTAAATCGCCTACTATTAGAAGCCTGAGTTTAGCCTCGCAGGAGCTGGACCATGTCATCGAAATCTACCATTCGTATGATTCTTACCCGATAATGTGATTTCGGAATTTTCTGTTGAAAATGAATAGTGATCGAAGCGTAGGCCAAAATCCCCATACTAATATTACTTGTGTTTACAAGGAGCTGTAGGAAATCACCAAGCATTAGTCCAAGGCCAGTGACGGCCTCGAACCGAGTTTTCCCAGAAATCTGAGTGTAAAATTTCGTCCTTCGCTTTTTATTACGACAAAAAAAGGTTCTATACTCAATATTTGCTTAAAATAGCTCGAAGAGATGATAGTAAAGAGGAGGTCCTATGAGCCAAGAATCCCAAGTCAATCATCCGGAAGGATCACCGAAAATTATTTTGGTCGACGATGATCCCATGTTTGGTGCCATGATGCTCAAACAGGCAGAGAAAACTGGTATATCGTTAGACTACTATGACTCTCTGAGCAGCCTGGGGTTCATATCTCAACTCGCCGAATATGATATCATCATGGTTGATTACCAGATGGATCACATCAACGGTATCGAAATCGCTGCTTATATGCCGTCGTTCTTTGACGATAAAACGGTGATCTTAGTGAGCGCAACGGCAATCGAAGAACAGCTAGAAGCTCTTCCAGAATATATTACCGCGTTTATTCATAAGGACCACGGTCATCAAGCTCTCCTGGAAGAATCTCTCAAGGTATTCGCTGACGTCCATCGGAAAGCTTCTTGATGACACATCCTATCAAGCATCTTCCGATTTTTTTTTCTGCTTTGAATCGGTACCCGGCTGCCGACCTTGGTCCTGCTTCGCTTTTAGCTTTGCATAAGCCTTCTCATAAAACTCTGCAACGATTCCCTTCATTTGAGCGGCACTCACGGGGTTAGTTCTGGCTTTGGGTGGTTTTGGTCGATGGCCACAAAGAGGGCAGGCCATAGATGAATCGTCTATTTTTTCGTGAGTCACAAAACTTCGACATTTTAAGCAGACTCTCTGCCTTTGAAGTATCTTGTCCGAATTGTATTCGTACATACACAACCCTCCCCTATTTACTTCGGACGTGGGTAGAAAAATCTAAACCTCGCCTTGTTCACATGGCAGTGGCATTTTCCTAAGAAGCTTGAGCATACTTAAAGATTTCGTTCCATTAGGATCCAGCCAGCATGCTCTTTGTCATGCCCCTACCTTTTTAAAGAGACTCGACTCCTTAACATCACTGTAAAACATCCGAAAGGTAATTAAGATATGCTTAGAAAATTATCAGGGTTCCGGGGATGACTCCAAAAGGCATTCAATTTCTTCTCGTTCTGTGGCTTGGTTTTTCCAGCCAGTTTGGTATTTCCCAGGGAAGCGGTCAACAATACTTCGAACTTGGTTATCAGGCCTACATGCGAAATCAGTTTCCTATTGCCGAAACCCACTTTCGCCGAGCCTTCACTAACGCTAGTACTCCCGAAGACAAGGGCTTTATCCTTAAGTTTCTGGGAATCTCCCAGTTTATGCGCGGTGACCGAAAGTCAGCGGCGGCGTCTTTCATGCAAGCGGTTCGATTAGATCCCAGTTTGGCTGTATTCCAAGAAGAGGTTCTGGATCCTAGTGTTATCAAGTTCTTTGATGCTGTAAAAGTGCAAGCCTTAAAATCTGTCGTTCGTAATACACCTCCACCCAAAAGTTCAACCCCAGCACCTGGTGCGATGACTGGCGCAGACATTATCGAAGAGAGCGACAGCGTGGATG includes:
- a CDS encoding hybrid sensor histidine kinase/response regulator; protein product: MTWSSSCEAKLRLLIVGDLPAFLWAEFSQFEIYPGKQLIHLIRDQQDFQLPNCDAILLTDPQESDIEILSQNLVDLAQAPVLVYTTSEALYFPLLALGVQDIVRLDSHVAHERVIRKAVLRFQRELEFRSAESEQELFLARLVHDLRAPISTIVGISNLLQEETHAKEQDHRLDALDRSSKFLLKLVNHTLDVAKIRSGKISLKSEAFTFDSIVQDIEAIFRPKIIEKNISLVRSITGQVSSMIRSDPDKVSQILMNLLSNSIKFTPPGGQIGLDIHLKESVSGVSATIRVSDTGIGISEENQRKIFDNYQQASSHTSRHFGGTGLGLGIVKSIVEALKGSITVESELGKGSTFTCVIPFEIDDYSKPIILCAAEESRLHDYMKVFFKEEGYQVLRAPTLARAKESLASGAVDFLVTDLSSPDGVGQKLIDDVGQNLPIPVAVVSSSFSDQDRSRFASRGVATFSKAEDFRMPLLQHFKSRATKHPQVDLDSISIVERPLSILVADDGDDVKLILRAFFKKTQFVTVYVSNGYEAVEMAKKQKFDLVLLDLHMPIMDGDEAIKFIRNGQSRFQNAELPVIAMTAATLDQDVKRCLELGFTAHLPKPLDKTRLFQLLGELYPQQTRAQKAGLV
- a CDS encoding response regulator, which gives rise to MSQESQVNHPEGSPKIILVDDDPMFGAMMLKQAEKTGISLDYYDSLSSLGFISQLAEYDIIMVDYQMDHINGIEIAAYMPSFFDDKTVILVSATAIEEQLEALPEYITAFIHKDHGHQALLEESLKVFADVHRKAS